A stretch of Comamonadaceae bacterium M7527 DNA encodes these proteins:
- the rpsE gene encoding 30S ribosomal protein S5 gives MAKFTAAAKKDAPEDGLREKMIAINRVTKVVKGGRILGFAALSVVGDGDGKVGMGKGKAREVPVSVQKSMDEARRNLVKAPLKDGTVHHAVYGSHGAAKVMLLPASKGTGIIAGGPMRAVFEVVGVTDVVAKSHGSSNPYNLVRATINALKNLSTPSSVAAKRGKSVEEIFN, from the coding sequence ATGGCAAAATTTACAGCAGCAGCTAAAAAAGACGCCCCGGAAGACGGACTGCGCGAAAAAATGATCGCGATCAACCGCGTGACCAAGGTGGTCAAGGGTGGTCGTATCCTGGGTTTCGCAGCCCTGTCAGTGGTGGGTGATGGCGACGGCAAAGTGGGCATGGGCAAAGGCAAAGCACGTGAAGTGCCAGTGTCAGTGCAAAAGTCCATGGACGAAGCGCGTCGCAACCTGGTGAAGGCGCCGTTGAAAGACGGCACAGTGCACCACGCTGTATACGGCTCACATGGCGCAGCCAAAGTGATGTTGCTGCCCGCCTCAAAAGGTACTGGCATTATTGCTGGTGGCCCAATGCGTGCGGTGTTTGAAGTGGTTGGCGTCACCGATGTGGTTGCCAAGAGCCATGGTTCAAGCAATCCATACAACTTGGTACGCGCCACCATCAACGCACTCAAAAACCTGTCGACTCCTTCATCAGTAGCTGCCAAGCGTGGCAAGTCTGTTGAAGAGATCTTCAACTAA
- the rpmD gene encoding 50S ribosomal protein L30 encodes MSTDKKVTVQLVRSPIGCKADHRDTVRGLGLRKVNSTRELEDTPAVRGMINKISYLVKVL; translated from the coding sequence ATGAGCACCGATAAAAAAGTGACCGTTCAGCTGGTTCGCAGCCCAATCGGCTGTAAAGCTGACCACCGCGACACCGTTCGTGGTTTGGGTCTGCGCAAAGTAAACAGCACACGCGAGTTGGAAGACACGCCTGCTGTGCGCGGCATGATCAATAAAATCAGCTACCTGGTCAAGGTTCTGTAA
- the rplO gene encoding 50S ribosomal protein L15 yields the protein MELNTINAGVGAKHAKRRVGRGIGSGLGKTAGRGHKGQKSRTGGFHRVGFEGGQMPMHRRLPKRGFKSRLLAINGEISLSDLSALEAAEVDLLVLKAAGLVGELVRKVKVVKTGDITRAVTLKNINATAGAKAAIEAAGGSVQAS from the coding sequence ATGGAACTAAACACAATTAACGCAGGCGTTGGCGCCAAGCATGCCAAACGCCGTGTAGGTCGCGGCATTGGCTCAGGCTTGGGCAAAACCGCTGGCCGTGGACACAAAGGCCAAAAGTCACGTACTGGTGGTTTTCACCGCGTGGGTTTTGAAGGCGGTCAAATGCCTATGCATCGCCGCTTGCCAAAGCGCGGCTTTAAGTCACGCTTGTTGGCGATCAACGGCGAAATCAGCCTGTCTGACTTGTCAGCCCTGGAAGCGGCTGAAGTTGACTTGTTGGTGTTAAAGGCTGCTGGTCTGGTTGGTGAGTTGGTTCGCAAGGTAAAAGTTGTGAAAACTGGCGACATCACCCGCGCTGTAACACTTAAAAACATCAACGCCACGGCTGGTGCCAAGGCTGCGATTGAAGCTGCCGGTGGCAGTGTGCAAGCGTCTTAA
- the secY gene encoding preprotein translocase subunit SecY produces MGDLRRRLVFLLLALVVYRIGAHIPVPGIDPVQLQQLFKGQSGGILSLFNMFSGGALSRFSVFALGIMPYISASIIMQLMTYVVPTFEQMKKEGEAGRRKITQFTRYGTLGLALFQSFGIALALEGTAGLVLSPGFGFRVATVVSLTAGTLFLMWLGEQITERGLGNGISILIFGGIAAGLPSALGGFGSLISSGSMSPIVAILIVAVVLAVTYLVVFIERGQRKILVNYARRQVGNRVYGGQSSHLPLKLNMAGVIPPIFASSIILLPATVVSWFATGDSMLWLRDISGALAPGQPVYVAFYAAAIIFFCFFYTALVFNSRETADNLKKSGGFVPGIRPGDQTARYIDKILLRLTMVGAIYITFVCLLPEFLILKYNVPFYFGGTSLLIIVVVTMDFMSQVQNYMMSQQYDSLLKKANFKGSMGV; encoded by the coding sequence ATGGGCGACTTGCGTCGCCGCTTGGTGTTTTTGTTACTGGCACTGGTGGTGTACCGTATAGGTGCGCACATTCCGGTGCCGGGCATTGATCCGGTTCAGTTGCAGCAGTTGTTCAAGGGTCAAAGCGGTGGCATATTGAGTTTGTTCAATATGTTTTCTGGCGGTGCGTTATCACGTTTCAGCGTGTTTGCGCTGGGCATCATGCCCTACATTTCGGCATCCATCATCATGCAATTGATGACTTACGTGGTGCCCACGTTTGAGCAGATGAAGAAAGAGGGCGAAGCTGGTCGTCGCAAGATTACCCAGTTCACCCGCTACGGCACCCTGGGTTTGGCCTTGTTCCAATCCTTCGGTATTGCCTTGGCACTTGAGGGTACGGCTGGCTTGGTGTTGTCGCCTGGTTTTGGCTTTCGCGTTGCAACCGTCGTAAGCCTGACAGCCGGCACCTTGTTCCTGATGTGGCTTGGCGAGCAAATCACTGAGCGCGGTTTGGGTAATGGTATTTCTATTCTGATCTTCGGCGGTATCGCCGCGGGTTTGCCCAGTGCCTTGGGTGGCTTTGGTTCACTCATCAGCAGCGGCTCAATGAGTCCCATTGTTGCGATCTTGATTGTGGCTGTGGTGTTGGCAGTGACTTACCTGGTGGTGTTCATCGAGCGCGGCCAACGTAAAATTTTGGTGAATTACGCCAGGCGTCAAGTCGGCAACCGTGTGTACGGTGGTCAAAGCTCACACCTGCCGCTCAAGCTCAACATGGCGGGTGTTATCCCCCCCATTTTCGCCAGCAGTATTATTTTGTTGCCAGCCACCGTGGTGAGCTGGTTTGCAACCGGCGACTCCATGTTGTGGTTGCGCGATATTTCAGGCGCCCTGGCACCTGGACAACCTGTTTATGTAGCGTTTTACGCCGCAGCGATTATTTTCTTCTGCTTCTTCTACACGGCCTTGGTATTCAACAGCCGTGAGACTGCAGACAACTTGAAGAAGAGCGGTGGCTTCGTGCCAGGTATTCGCCCAGGCGATCAGACCGCCCGCTACATTGACAAGATTTTGCTGCGTTTGACCATGGTTGGCGCCATCTACATCACATTCGTGTGCTTGTTGCCAGAGTTTTTGATTTTGAAATACAACGTGCCTTTTTACTTCGGTGGAACGTCTCTGTTGATCATTGTGGTAGTGACCATGGACTTTATGTCACAGGTGCAAAACTACATGATGAGTCAGCAATACGACTCACTGCTTAAGAAAGCCAATTTCAAAGGATCCATGGGCGTTTAA
- the rpmJ gene encoding 50S ribosomal protein L36 produces the protein MRVSASVKKLCRNCKIIRRHGVVRVICTDPRHKQRQG, from the coding sequence ATGAGAGTTTCGGCTTCGGTCAAGAAATTGTGCCGCAACTGTAAAATTATTCGCCGCCACGGTGTTGTGCGCGTGATCTGTACAGATCCCCGCCACAAGCAGCGCCAAGGCTGA
- the rpsM gene encoding 30S ribosomal protein S13, protein MARIAGINIPPHKHAEIGLTAIFGIGRTRARQLCEACAIAYNKKIKDLDDSDVEKLREEVGKITIEGDLRREVTMNIKRLMDIGCYRGFRHRRGLPMRGQRTQTNARTRKGPRKAAQSLKK, encoded by the coding sequence ATGGCACGTATTGCAGGTATTAACATTCCGCCACACAAGCACGCTGAAATCGGCTTGACGGCAATCTTTGGCATTGGCCGCACTCGTGCGCGTCAACTGTGCGAGGCATGCGCCATCGCATACAATAAGAAGATCAAAGACTTGGACGACAGCGATGTCGAGAAGTTGCGCGAAGAAGTCGGCAAGATCACCATCGAAGGTGATTTGCGCCGTGAAGTCACCATGAACATCAAGCGTTTGATGGACATTGGTTGCTACCGAGGCTTTCGTCACCGCCGTGGACTGCCAATGCGCGGTCAGCGCACGCAGACCAACGCACGCACTCGCAAGGGTCCGCGCAAGGCTGCTCAGTCGCTCAAGAAATAA
- the rpsK gene encoding 30S ribosomal protein S11, with protein sequence MAKQQNSGAAARVRKKVRKNIADGIAHVHASFNNTIITITDRQGNALSWASSGGQGFKGSRKSTPFAAQVASEVAGRAAIEQGIKNLDVEIKGPGPGRESSVRALGALGIRINSIADVTPVPHNGCRPQKRRRI encoded by the coding sequence ATGGCTAAGCAACAGAACAGCGGCGCAGCAGCTCGTGTGCGCAAGAAAGTCCGCAAGAATATTGCCGACGGTATTGCACACGTTCACGCGTCGTTCAACAACACCATCATCACCATTACAGACCGTCAAGGCAATGCTTTGTCCTGGGCGTCTTCTGGTGGCCAAGGCTTTAAGGGCTCACGCAAGTCCACACCATTTGCAGCGCAAGTTGCATCTGAAGTGGCAGGTCGCGCAGCCATTGAGCAAGGTATTAAAAATCTCGACGTTGAAATCAAGGGCCCAGGTCCTGGTCGCGAATCATCAGTGCGTGCATTGGGCGCACTGGGTATTCGTATCAACTCGATCGCAGATGTGACGCCAGTACCGCACAACGGCTGTCGTCCACAAAAGCGTCGTCGTATCTAA
- the rpsD gene encoding 30S ribosomal protein S4, with protein MARYLGPKAKLSRREGTDLLTKSARRSLSDKVKFDSKPGQHGRTSGQRTSDYGLQLREKQKVKRMYGVLERQFRRYFAEADRRRGNTGANLLTLLECRLDNVVFRMGFASTRAEARQLVSHKAMTVNGQSVNIPSYLVKASDVVAVREKSKKQGRILEALELAKSAGFPAWVDVAADKLEGVFKKSPDRDEFAGDVNESLIVELYSR; from the coding sequence GTGGCACGTTACCTCGGCCCAAAGGCCAAACTATCCCGCCGTGAAGGCACCGACTTGTTGACCAAGAGCGCTCGCCGTTCTTTGAGTGACAAGGTCAAATTCGACTCCAAGCCAGGTCAACACGGCCGCACATCTGGTCAGCGCACCTCTGACTACGGCTTGCAGTTGCGCGAAAAGCAAAAAGTTAAACGCATGTACGGCGTATTGGAGCGTCAGTTCCGCCGCTACTTTGCCGAAGCCGACCGTCGTCGTGGCAACACCGGTGCCAACTTGCTGACATTGCTGGAGTGCCGTCTGGACAACGTGGTATTTCGCATGGGCTTTGCCTCTACACGCGCGGAAGCCCGTCAGTTGGTGTCACACAAGGCTATGACCGTCAACGGTCAGTCTGTGAACATCCCTTCCTACCTGGTCAAGGCGTCAGACGTTGTTGCTGTACGCGAGAAGTCTAAGAAGCAAGGCCGCATTTTGGAGGCCTTAGAGCTGGCCAAATCAGCTGGTTTCCCAGCTTGGGTCGATGTTGCTGCCGACAAGCTAGAAGGCGTGTTCAAGAAGTCACCAGATCGCGACGAGTTCGCCGGTGACGTGAACGAATCGCTGATTGTCGAATTGTACTCACGCTAA
- the rpoA gene encoding DNA-directed RNA polymerase subunit alpha, producing the protein MLNQLLKPKSIQVEAQGHNRAKVTLEPFERGYGHTLGNALRRILLSSMVGHAPTEVTIAGVVHEYSTIDGVQEDVVNLLLNLKGIVFKLESRDEVTLSLRKDGEGLVTAADIQTPHDVTIINPDHVIATLGAGAKLDMQIKVEKGRGYVPGSMRRLDDQLRSIGRIVLDASFSPISRVSYTVESARVEQRTDLDKLVIEIETNGAIAPEDAVRASAKILVDQLASFAQLEGGVAGSESGMGGGDAGGSSFDPILLRPVDELELTVRSANCLKAENIYYIGDLIQRTENELLKTPNLGRKSLNEIKEVLMSRGLNLGAKLDNWPPAGLDKH; encoded by the coding sequence ATGCTAAATCAATTGCTAAAGCCAAAGTCTATTCAAGTTGAGGCACAAGGCCACAACCGTGCCAAGGTTACCTTGGAGCCCTTTGAGCGTGGCTATGGTCACACTCTGGGCAACGCTTTGCGCCGTATCTTGTTGTCGTCCATGGTTGGCCATGCGCCTACCGAAGTCACCATCGCTGGCGTGGTACACGAGTACTCCACCATTGATGGCGTGCAAGAAGACGTCGTCAACTTGTTGTTGAACCTCAAAGGTATCGTGTTCAAGCTGGAAAGCCGCGACGAAGTGACCCTAAGCCTGCGTAAAGACGGCGAAGGTCTTGTGACGGCCGCTGACATCCAAACACCACACGATGTCACCATCATCAACCCAGACCACGTCATTGCGACATTGGGCGCTGGCGCCAAGTTGGACATGCAGATCAAGGTTGAAAAGGGTCGCGGTTACGTGCCCGGTTCAATGCGCCGTTTGGACGATCAGTTGCGTTCCATTGGTCGCATTGTGTTGGACGCTTCTTTCTCGCCTATCAGCCGTGTGAGCTACACCGTGGAAAGCGCGCGTGTTGAACAGCGTACCGACCTGGACAAGCTGGTTATCGAGATCGAGACCAATGGTGCTATTGCGCCTGAAGACGCTGTACGTGCATCAGCCAAGATTCTGGTTGACCAGTTGGCCTCTTTTGCTCAGCTTGAGGGCGGCGTTGCCGGCTCTGAGTCTGGCATGGGCGGTGGCGATGCTGGTGGGTCTTCTTTCGATCCTATTTTGTTGCGTCCCGTGGACGAGCTCGAACTCACAGTACGCTCTGCAAACTGCTTGAAGGCCGAGAACATCTACTACATTGGCGACTTGATTCAGCGTACTGAAAACGAGTTGCTCAAGACGCCAAACCTGGGTCGCAAGTCGCTAAACGAAATCAAGGAAGTGTTGATGTCGCGCGGCTTGAACCTCGGTGCCAAGCTGGACAACTGGCCACCAGCTGGTTTGGACAAGCACTAA
- the rplQ gene encoding 50S ribosomal protein L17: MRHGHGLRKLNRTSSHRLAMLRNMMNSLLTHETIKTTLPKAKELRRVVEPMITLAKKPTVANRRLAFDRLRDRDVVVKLFNDLGPRFAARPGGYTRILKMGFRDGDNAPMALVQLVDQADDASQEDSAAE, encoded by the coding sequence ATGCGTCACGGACACGGACTACGTAAACTTAACCGCACCAGCAGCCACCGTTTGGCTATGTTGCGCAACATGATGAACTCGCTGCTTACGCACGAGACCATCAAGACCACACTGCCAAAAGCCAAGGAATTGCGCCGCGTGGTAGAACCCATGATCACGTTGGCCAAGAAGCCCACTGTGGCCAACCGTCGCTTGGCGTTTGACCGCTTGCGTGACCGTGATGTGGTCGTCAAGCTGTTCAACGACTTGGGCCCGCGCTTTGCCGCACGTCCAGGTGGTTACACACGCATTTTGAAAATGGGTTTCCGCGACGGTGACAATGCCCCAATGGCATTGGTGCAGTTGGTTGACCAAGCTGATGACGCTTCACAAGAAGACAGCGCAGCTGAATAA
- the fliS gene encoding flagellar export chaperone FliS, whose amino-acid sequence MRINHKALESYGAVKVVTGVSGANSVQLIQMLFDGLLESLSAAKGHIMHGDIGEKSKALSRASRIVLGLQNALDHDKGGELATNLHELYMYCTRRVLHANMHNDVAAIDEVYSLMNDIRQAWETVPALAPTAPVQFQRPVYAN is encoded by the coding sequence ATGCGTATCAATCACAAAGCGTTGGAAAGTTACGGTGCCGTTAAGGTCGTCACAGGCGTGTCTGGCGCCAACAGCGTTCAACTGATTCAAATGTTATTCGACGGTCTGTTAGAGAGCCTGTCGGCCGCCAAAGGCCATATCATGCACGGCGACATCGGCGAAAAATCCAAGGCCTTGAGCCGCGCCAGCCGCATTGTGTTGGGCCTTCAAAACGCCTTAGACCACGACAAAGGCGGCGAGCTGGCCACCAACCTCCATGAGCTGTACATGTACTGCACACGCCGCGTATTGCATGCCAACATGCACAACGACGTCGCTGCCATCGATGAGGTCTACAGCCTGATGAACGACATTCGCCAAGCATGGGAAACCGTGCCAGCCCTGGCCCCTACAGCCCCGGTGCAATTCCAGCGCCCTGTATACGCCAACTAG
- the fliA gene encoding RNA polymerase sigma factor FliA produces the protein MVAAVALYESVQVNNRDDLIVAHMGMVKRVALHLKARLPPFMEVDELVQVGMLGLIEAARGFDMSKGVEFENYAHSRVRGAIIDEVRRLSALPRSAVSFNKQHSSATQTLASELGRTPTQAEMAQHMGMDMNEFQKERGHAKRFETYSMEVVNDEVMNMADDIHRQPEAIVEHAEFMDAVTAAIEHLPEREQLVMQLYYVEELNLKEIGEVLEVSESRVSQILSATVKKLRTTLNIEGGR, from the coding sequence ATGGTCGCTGCAGTCGCCCTTTACGAGTCGGTTCAAGTCAACAACCGCGACGACCTGATTGTTGCGCACATGGGCATGGTCAAGCGTGTGGCTTTGCACCTCAAAGCACGCCTTCCGCCTTTCATGGAGGTTGACGAGCTGGTGCAAGTCGGCATGCTGGGCCTGATTGAGGCGGCGCGCGGCTTTGACATGTCCAAGGGTGTCGAGTTTGAAAACTACGCACACAGCAGGGTGCGCGGCGCAATTATTGATGAAGTGCGTCGACTGTCTGCATTGCCCCGCTCGGCGGTAAGCTTCAACAAGCAACACAGCAGCGCCACGCAAACCCTGGCGTCTGAGCTGGGGCGCACGCCCACGCAAGCGGAGATGGCCCAACACATGGGCATGGACATGAACGAGTTCCAAAAGGAGCGCGGCCACGCCAAGCGGTTTGAGACCTATTCCATGGAGGTGGTCAATGACGAGGTCATGAACATGGCCGACGACATACACCGACAACCAGAAGCCATTGTTGAGCACGCTGAGTTTATGGACGCTGTTACAGCCGCCATTGAACACTTGCCCGAGCGTGAGCAACTTGTGATGCAGTTGTATTACGTAGAAGAGCTCAACCTCAAAGAGATTGGCGAGGTTTTGGAGGTGAGTGAGTCGCGGGTGAGTCAGATTTTGTCCGCAACGGTGAAGAAACTTCGCACAACCCTTAACATTGAGGGCGGTCGCTAG
- a CDS encoding AAA family ATPase has product MANSHCPQVIGVASGKGGVGKTTVAVNLAVALSMAGKRVALLDADMGLANAQIALGSRSPFNVSHLLASEKTLREIMVKTEDGVHLVPGASGRRDMAGISEAQVSSIIHAFDEVADDFDFVIVDVAAGISPSVMSFLAACHRRYVVLRDEPSSIADAYGTIKVMTSELGLDEVYLIPNMMSSQASGWQLFKRMNEVCTRFLGRSVNYLTSVEADDLIFAALRKYKPVLSFAQGSSGARDFRRMAELSIDLPPATKAHGHAQFFFQRLLDAEQGA; this is encoded by the coding sequence ATGGCTAATTCACATTGCCCACAAGTTATTGGCGTTGCCAGTGGCAAAGGTGGCGTTGGCAAGACAACGGTGGCCGTTAACCTGGCCGTCGCCCTGTCCATGGCCGGCAAACGCGTTGCCTTGTTGGATGCGGATATGGGTTTGGCCAATGCGCAAATCGCGTTGGGCAGCCGCAGTCCATTCAACGTTAGTCATTTGTTGGCTAGCGAAAAGACGCTGCGCGAGATCATGGTCAAAACTGAAGATGGGGTTCACCTGGTTCCTGGCGCGTCTGGCCGGCGTGACATGGCTGGCATTTCAGAAGCCCAAGTCTCCAGCATCATTCACGCCTTTGATGAGGTTGCCGACGACTTTGACTTTGTCATCGTTGACGTAGCTGCCGGCATATCGCCGTCTGTCATGTCATTTCTAGCGGCCTGCCACAGGCGCTACGTGGTGTTGAGGGACGAACCCTCCAGTATTGCTGACGCTTACGGCACCATCAAAGTCATGACGTCCGAGCTGGGTTTGGATGAGGTGTATTTGATACCCAATATGATGAGCTCACAAGCCAGTGGCTGGCAATTGTTCAAGCGCATGAACGAGGTCTGCACCCGCTTCCTGGGCCGGTCTGTCAATTACCTGACCTCTGTCGAGGCAGATGATCTGATTTTTGCTGCATTGCGCAAGTACAAGCCCGTGCTGAGCTTTGCGCAAGGCAGCAGCGGTGCACGTGACTTTAGGCGAATGGCAGAGCTCAGTATTGACTTACCACCGGCGACAAAAGCACACGGTCATGCGCAGTTCTTTTTCCAGCGCTTGTTGGATGCTGAGCAAGGAGCCTAA
- the flhA gene encoding flagellar biosynthesis protein FlhA produces the protein MNALSLSTIRQNLSAFDFSGLGIPALVLMIMAMLVLPLHPLLLDILFTFNIVAALVIVMISIGTRKPLEFSSFPTVLLFATMLRLALNVASTRVILVNGHEGGTSAGEVIAAFGEFVIGGNYLVGFIIFAILMIINFIVVTKGAGRVSEVNARFTLDAMPGKQMAIDADLNAGVIDQEEAKKKREELSQEADFFGSMDGASKFVSGDAMAGLLILIINIVGGLAIGLAQHDLSFTDAGRIYVLLTIGDGLVAQIPSLFLSLATAIIVTRVTTSESATEQAKTQLSNPSALFIAASIMTILGLVPGMPHMVFLSLAAATAGIGFMVVRGNAADEVAQSAPQATDSTDAPKELDWDDVDQVDLIGLEIGYGLIPLVNPETGGQLMPRVKGVRKKLSAELGFLVQPVRIRDALNLAPDVYHITMNGVVRGKGEVRVGKELAINPGQVYGKVEGQATKEPAFGLEAVWIDPAQRDYARTLGYTVVDASTAIATHLNKVLRDNSAELLSHDEAQQLLDKLAAKSPKLVEDLVPGKLSLGVITRTMQNLLAEGVSIRDMRTIVESLTDAATKTQDPDQLTTMVRPKLGRMIVQGLIDADESLAVMTLDPSLEQLLHNVLQQNQGGGMVLEPGLAENLFSALRDGTREVEDKGHTAVLVVSPSIRSWLSKAARHRVADLTVLSYSEIPDDQGVNVIHTVQATNKS, from the coding sequence ATGAACGCACTAAGCCTGTCAACGATTCGACAAAATTTGTCGGCCTTTGACTTCTCCGGTCTGGGGATACCTGCGCTCGTGCTCATGATCATGGCCATGCTGGTGCTGCCCCTGCACCCGCTGCTGCTGGACATCTTGTTCACATTCAATATTGTGGCGGCTTTGGTGATCGTGATGATCTCCATTGGCACCCGCAAACCACTTGAGTTCTCCAGCTTTCCAACCGTATTGCTGTTTGCCACCATGCTGCGCCTGGCGCTGAACGTAGCGTCAACCCGCGTGATCTTGGTAAATGGTCACGAAGGCGGGACTTCTGCCGGCGAGGTGATTGCCGCATTTGGTGAGTTTGTCATCGGTGGCAACTACCTGGTGGGTTTCATCATCTTCGCGATTTTGATGATCATCAACTTCATTGTGGTCACCAAGGGTGCAGGCCGCGTCTCGGAAGTGAACGCCCGCTTTACGTTGGATGCCATGCCAGGCAAGCAAATGGCCATTGACGCCGACTTGAACGCAGGCGTGATTGACCAGGAAGAAGCCAAAAAGAAACGTGAAGAGCTGTCACAAGAGGCCGACTTCTTTGGTTCTATGGATGGTGCTTCCAAGTTCGTCAGTGGCGACGCCATGGCGGGTTTGCTGATTTTGATCATCAACATCGTGGGCGGCCTGGCGATTGGTTTGGCTCAACACGACTTAAGCTTTACCGATGCGGGTCGCATTTACGTGTTGCTCACCATTGGTGACGGCTTGGTGGCACAAATTCCCTCATTGTTCTTGTCACTGGCCACCGCCATCATCGTGACACGCGTGACCACATCCGAGTCAGCAACAGAGCAGGCCAAGACGCAACTGTCCAACCCCTCAGCGCTATTTATAGCGGCAAGCATCATGACCATTTTGGGCTTGGTGCCCGGTATGCCACACATGGTGTTCTTGAGCCTGGCAGCTGCCACTGCCGGTATTGGCTTTATGGTGGTTCGTGGCAATGCGGCTGACGAGGTTGCACAGTCTGCACCCCAGGCAACAGACAGCACCGATGCGCCAAAAGAACTGGACTGGGACGATGTTGACCAAGTTGACCTGATTGGATTGGAAATTGGCTACGGCCTAATTCCATTGGTGAACCCAGAAACTGGCGGGCAACTGATGCCGCGCGTCAAAGGCGTGCGTAAAAAACTGTCTGCCGAGCTGGGCTTTTTGGTGCAGCCTGTGCGCATTCGCGACGCACTGAACCTGGCCCCAGACGTGTACCACATCACCATGAACGGCGTGGTGCGCGGCAAGGGCGAAGTGCGCGTGGGTAAAGAGCTGGCCATTAACCCCGGTCAGGTTTACGGCAAGGTTGAAGGACAGGCCACCAAAGAGCCTGCCTTTGGCCTGGAAGCTGTCTGGATTGACCCTGCGCAGCGCGACTACGCCCGCACGCTGGGCTACACAGTAGTCGATGCCAGCACCGCCATTGCCACACACTTGAACAAAGTACTGCGTGACAACTCCGCCGAGCTGTTAAGCCACGACGAAGCCCAGCAACTGTTAGACAAGCTGGCTGCCAAGTCGCCCAAGTTGGTGGAAGACCTGGTGCCTGGCAAATTGTCATTGGGCGTGATCACACGCACCATGCAAAACCTGTTGGCCGAAGGCGTGTCCATTCGCGATATGCGCACCATTGTTGAGTCGCTCACAGACGCGGCCACCAAAACCCAGGACCCCGATCAGCTCACCACCATGGTGCGTCCCAAGTTGGGCCGCATGATTGTGCAAGGCCTGATAGACGCCGACGAGAGCTTGGCTGTGATGACGCTTGACCCGTCTTTGGAGCAGCTGCTGCACAACGTGCTGCAACAAAACCAAGGCGGTGGCATGGTGCTGGAGCCCGGCTTGGCCGAGAACCTGTTTAGCGCCCTGCGCGATGGCACACGCGAAGTCGAAGACAAAGGCCACACCGCCGTGCTGGTGGTATCCCCCAGCATTCGCTCATGGTTGTCCAAGGCAGCGCGCCACCGCGTCGCCGACCTGACCGTGTTGTCGTACAGCGAAATACCAGATGACCAGGGCGTGAATGTGATTCACACCGTACAGGCTACCAATAAGTCATAA